A single window of Cottoperca gobio chromosome 9, fCotGob3.1, whole genome shotgun sequence DNA harbors:
- the cyb561a3a gene encoding LOW QUALITY PROTEIN: lysosomal membrane ascorbate-dependent ferrireductase CYB561A3 (The sequence of the model RefSeq protein was modified relative to this genomic sequence to represent the inferred CDS: deleted 1 base in 1 codon) produces the protein MPCAVNKEMSRQQMQQDVLRCSSACFPLRSSTECGSETSAHPEKHEPADLSRMASIVSFYVCYLLCLCLSLACVVCVCVWNSHWRGGFAWDGSVLQFNWHPVLMVTGLLVLYGNAAVLYRVPLTWGQNKRPWKLLHAALMLLALVLSIVGLCAVFNFHNAVNTPNLYSLHSWIGIAATALFALQWVLGLAVFLLPCPPASLRALLKPVHVWMGGSILWLCIAACISGINEKLFFVLKGGAAEAYASLPAEALLGNCLGVLIVAFGLVVLKILSNQNWQRPPDSRSEDLVYTPVLQEENE, from the exons ATGCCGTGCGCTGTCAATAAGGAAATGAGTAG GCAGCAGATGCAGCAGGACGTCCTCCGCTGCTCCTCCGCCTGCTTCCCCCTCCGCAGCTCCACCGAATGTGGAAGTGAAACCTCGGCTCACCCAGAGAAACACGAA CCTGCAGATCTCTCCAGAATGGCGTCCATCGTGAGCTTCTACGTGTGCTACCTGTTGTGCCTGTGCCTGAGCCTGGCctgcgtggtgtgtgtgtgtgtgtggaacagcCACTGGCGCGGCGGTTTTGCGTGGGACGGCTCGGTGCTGCAGTTCAACTGGCACCCCGTCCTCATGGTGACGGGGCTGCTGGTGCTGTACGGCAACG CGGCGGTGTTGTACCGCGTGCCCCTGACCTGGGGTCAGAACAAGCGTCCCTGGAAGCTGCTGCACGCTGCTCTCATGCTGCTCGCCCTCGTCCTCTCCATCGTGGGGCTCTGTGCCGTGTTCAACTTCCACAACGCCGTCAACACTCCCAACCTCTACTCTTTGCACAGCTGGATTGGAATCGCAGCTACAGCTCTGTTTGCCTTACAG tGGGTTTTGGGTCTGGCTGTGTTCCTGCTGCCCTGCCCCCCCGCCTCTCTGCGTGCCCTCCTGAAACCCGTCCACGTGTGGATGGGGGGCAGCATCCTGTGGCTCTGCATCGCCGCCTGCATCTCCGGCATCAACGAGAAACTCTTCTTCGTTCT TAAAGGCGGCGCTGCTGAGGCGTACGCCAGCCTTCCAGCCGAGGCTCTGTTGGGAAACTGTTTAGGAGTTTTGATCGTAGCGTTCGGTTTGGTTGTCCTGAAGATCTTGTCCAACCAGAACTGGCAGCGC CCCCCCGACTCCCGATCTGAGGATCTGGTTTACACG